The Actinomyces lilanjuaniae genome segment GTTGTCCAGCTGCTCGTTGGCGGCCTCGACCGTGGCGGTGGGGCGCGGCCCCCACATCCCACGCATCTCGGAGTCGATCGGAACCTTCTCAGAGGTAGCAGGCTCCTCCGGGGGGATGACGGAGAAGTCAGCGCGGCCCACGATGACGTGCTTGAGCGGGTCGAAGTCGTTCCACGAGCTGACGATCTTGGTCATTGTTGTCACTTCCTTGTGCTTGGTTCACGTTGACAGGTGGCGTGCCCGTTCCCGGAGGGCCGGGGCAAGGGCACCGTGCGTGCCATACGGTGTGGCGGGTCGGCATCGCCTCCTCTCCTGTGCGCGGCACGACTCTTGTCGGTCAGGCGGCCCGTGGCTCGTGCCTGCTCCCGTCCTGGGTGACGAGGGTTCCGGACTCGCCCGTGAGGAGCCTAGTGGCGTCCTCCAGGCGTCCGATGGCAGCCATGCCGCCGGTGGCCTCGACAAAGCGGCTCACCGCCTCAACCTTGGGGCCCATGGATCCTGCTGGCAGGCCCATGCTGCGCAGCACGTCGGGAGTGGTGCGGCTGAGGCGCTGCTGGCTGGGGGTGCCGAAGTCGGTGAGGACCCCGTCGACGTCGGTGAGGATGAGCAGAGCGTCGGCCCCCAGTGCCCGGGCGAGGACCGAGGCGGTGAGGTCCTTGTCGATGACAGCCTCGACACCGGTGAGCCTGCCCGCCTCGTCACGGACGACCGGCACACCTCCTCCTCCGGCACAGATGACCACCGTCCCGGCGTCTACCAGGGCACGGACCGTCTCGGTCTCGACGACCTCCTGGGGCTCGGGAGAGCCCACCACCCGGCGGAAGTGCTCACCGTCGGCCCGGACCTGCCAGCCGCGCTCGCGCGCCAGCCGCCTTGCGGTCGCCTCGTCGTAGACCTCTCCGACAAACTTTGTCGGACTGGCGAAGGCCGGGTCGTCGGCCCGGACACGGGTCTGGTTGACCAGGGCGGCCACCTCACGCTGCCCCAGCTCGTTGCGCAGGGCCTGGAGCAGCCAGTAGCCGATCATCCCCTGGGTCTGGGCACCGAGGGTGTCGAAGGGGTAGGGCTCGCTCAGCCGGTCGTCGTTGGCCGACTCCAGGGCCAGGACACCCACCTGGGGTCCGTTGCCGTGGGTGACGACGAGCTCGTGGTCCCTGGCCAGCCTGGCGAGCTGGCCAGCGGCGCGCTCCACGTTGGCGATCTGGATACGGGCGTCTGGTTTGTCACCACGACGCAGAAGGGCGTTACCTCCTAGTGCGGCTACGACACGCATGCTCAGTCCCACTCGCCCAGGGTCGCGACCATGACGGCCTTGATCGTGTGCATACGGTTCTCCGCCTGGTCGAAGGCCACGTTGTGCTCCGACTCGAAGACGTCGTCGGTGACCTCCAGGCCGTCCATGCCGGTCTTGACAAAGATGTCCTCGCCGACAGTGGTGTTGCGATCGTGGAAGGCCGGCAGGCAGTGGAGGAACTTCACGTCAGGGTTGCCCGTGGTCTCCACGAGCGCAGCGTTGACCTGGTAGGGCCGTAGCAGGGCGATGCGCTCGTCCCAGACCTCCTTGGCCTCGCCCATGGAGACCCACACGTCGGTGTAGAGGAAGTCCACCCCGGCCACGCCCTTGGCGACGTTGTCAGTGATGAGGATCCTCGCGCCGCTGGACTCGGCCAGGCGCTGCGCCTCGGCCACGACCTCGGGGGGTGTCTGCAGCTCGACGGGGGCCACCATGCGCACATCCATGCCGGTCAGAGCCGCAGCGACCAGGAGGGAGTTGGCGACGTTGTTGCGGGCGTCGCCCAGGTAGGCGAAGGAGATCTCCTCAATGGGCTTGCCGGAGTGCTCCAGCATGGTGAGCTGGTCGGCGAGCATCTGGGTGGGGTGCCACTCGTCGGTCAGGCCGTTCCACACCGGGACCCCGGACAGGGCGGCAAGCTGCTCGACGTGCTCCTGCTTCTTGCCGCGGAACTCGATCCCGTCGTAGAAGCGGCCGAGTACGCGGGCAGTGTCGGCGACAGACTCCTTGTGACCCATCTGGCTACCCGAGGGATCCAGGTAGGTGACCTGCGCACCCTGGTCGTAGGCGGCGACCTCGAAGGAGCAGCGGGTGCGCGTGGAGGTCTTCTCGAAGATGAGGGCGATGTTCTTGCCCACCAGGCGCCTGACCTCGCGTCCCGCCTTTTTGTCCGCCTTGAGCTGTGCGGACAGGTCGAGCAGGGACTTCCACTCCTCGGCGGTGAAGTCGAGCTCCTTGAGGAAGCTGCGGTTGTGCAGTGGGTGGTGGGTCATCACTTCTCCTTGGTGATAATAGGTGCTGCTTGGGGGAAAGAGAGCAGTGAGGGAGCGAGTATCCTAGTGAGCCCCGGCAGGTCCTGCCTAGAGAGCCGGGACCGGGTCACGCAGGACGGGGCAGCTCATGCAGTGAGGACCGCCGCGTCCCCGGCCGAGCTCGGAGCCAGGAACCGGCAGCACCTCGATCCCGTTGCTGGCGAGGTAGTCGTTGGTCGCCACGTTGCGCTCATAGGTGACGACGACACCGGGGGAGACGGCCAGGGTGTTGCAGCCGTCGTCCCACTGCTCGCGGGCAGCGGCCAGGCTGTCCTGGGGGGTGGTGAGCACCTTCAGGTCGTCCAGGCCCAGGGCCTGGGCAATGACACGGTGCATGTCCTCGGGAGCGTGACGTGTCACGCTCATTCCCGCCCCGTCGGGACGCAGGGTCACGGTGGGAAGCATTCCCAGGTCGGCGTACTTGACGAAGGTGCCGACGTCAACCATTGTCATGACGGTGTCCAGGTGCATCTGGGCCCGGTTCCTGCTCATCTCCACAGCGATCACCTGGGAGACCTCCCCGCTGGTGAACAGCCGTGAGGCCAGCCTCTCGACGCCCTGGGGACAGGTACGCTCGGAGACTCCTACGAGGACGGCGCCGTTGCCGATGACCTCGACGTCGCCTCCCTCCACGGTAGCAGGCCCCGCCGCGAGCCCCTCGGACCACACCGGGAACTCCTGGTCAGCGAAGAAGGGGTGCCATCGGTAGATGGCCTGGTAGTTGACGGTCTCACGCCGACGGGCCTGCTTGGTCATGGAGTTGATGGACACCCCGCCGTACACCCAGCAGGAGGTGTCCCTGGTGAACAGGTGGTTGGTCAGCGGAGCGAGCAGGAGGTCGTCATCCTCCAGGAGGGACAGGACCAGGGAGTCCGCGACGGGCACCCGCTCCTGGAGCTCGCGCCTGGTGGCGCCCGCGACGAGGATCTCGGCCAGCTCCGCGGCGGGCAGCCCCTGCATAAGCCCGTGCAGGGCCTCGGCGGCCCGGGGGCCGCAGGTGTTCTCGTTGAACGTGTTGGCCAGGACGAAGTCGCGGGCCTCGGCGACCTCCAGGGTCTGGGCGAGCAGGTCGCCGAGGTAGAGGACCTCGACTCCCCGGTCGGTGAGAGTGCGGGCCAGCTGGTCGTGCTCCTGCTGCGCCCTCTCCAGCCACAAGACGTCGTCAAACAGGAGACTGTCCTTGTTCTGCGGGGTCAGCCTCAGCATCTCGCGTCCCGGCCGGTGCAAGATAACCTGCCTGAGCCTGCCGATCTCGGAGTCCACAGAGAAACTCATGATTCCCTCTCTGGCACGACGGTGTGCCAAGACTGTCGGTGCGCGCCGCGCGCTGCCTGGTACCGGCCAGCACAGCCGTGGGGCTCGCGCCTTGAAGTGGTACGAGCGTACCAGACTTTGGCGTGAAGGGCGAGTCCAGGACGCGCGGGTCTGCAGGTCGACCTGTAGGTCGACAAGCCTCGGGACCTCACAGACCTCGTAGAGTGTGACCTATGCGCGTCCTGTTCGCCGGAACCCCCGAGACAGCTCTTCCCTGCCTGCACGCCCTCCTGGACTCTGAGCACGAGGTGGTCGGGGTCCTCACCCGGCCGGACGCGCGCCGGGGACGAGGGCGGGCACTACAGCCCTCTCCCGTCGCGGCCCTGGCCCGGAAGGCGGGACTGGATGTACGTACTCCCACCACCTTGAGGGATCCGGGCGTGGGTGAGTGGGTCCGCTCCCTGGACCTCGGGGTCGCCGTCGTGGTGGCCTACGGCCGGCTGGTGCCGCCGACGCTGCTGGAGGTGCCTGACCACGGGTGGCTCAACCTCCACTTCTCCCTGCTGCCCAGCTGGAGGGGGGCCGCTCCTGTCCAGCGTGCTGTTCTCGCAGGTGAGGAGGTCACAGGCGTCAGCGTGTTCCGGCTGGAGGAGGGGCTGGACAGCGGGCCGGTATACGCCAGGCTCCCGGAGCCGGTCGGCCCCCAGGACACCAGCGGTGACCTCCTGGGACGCCTGGCCGCCACAGGCGCCCCCCTCGTCCTCGACGTGCTGCGCTGTCTGGCAGAGGGCACGGCCCGGGCGCAGCCCCAGGACGGGTCCAGGGCCACCCTGGCTCCCGCGCTCACCGCGGAGGAGGGGCGTATCCGCTGGGCTGAGGAGGCCTCGACCGTGGCGCGCCAGGTCCGGGGCGTCACCCCGGCCCCAGGTGCCTACACCACCTTCCAGGGCAGGAGGCTGCTTCTGGGCAGCGTCGTCCCGGTACCGCCGGACACCGTCCTCCAGCCCGGTCAGCTGCGTGTCTCCAAGCACGAGGTCCTTGTCGGTACCGGTAGCTGCGCCGTGCGTCTGGGCAGGGTGGCACCAGCGGGGAGGAGCTGGATGGACGCCGAGGACTGGGCGCGAGGAGCGCGTCCGCCGCAGGGCAGTTTTCTGGGGACTG includes the following:
- the arcC gene encoding carbamate kinase produces the protein MRVVAALGGNALLRRGDKPDARIQIANVERAAGQLARLARDHELVVTHGNGPQVGVLALESANDDRLSEPYPFDTLGAQTQGMIGYWLLQALRNELGQREVAALVNQTRVRADDPAFASPTKFVGEVYDEATARRLARERGWQVRADGEHFRRVVGSPEPQEVVETETVRALVDAGTVVICAGGGGVPVVRDEAGRLTGVEAVIDKDLTASVLARALGADALLILTDVDGVLTDFGTPSQQRLSRTTPDVLRSMGLPAGSMGPKVEAVSRFVEATGGMAAIGRLEDATRLLTGESGTLVTQDGSRHEPRAA
- the argF gene encoding ornithine carbamoyltransferase translates to MTHHPLHNRSFLKELDFTAEEWKSLLDLSAQLKADKKAGREVRRLVGKNIALIFEKTSTRTRCSFEVAAYDQGAQVTYLDPSGSQMGHKESVADTARVLGRFYDGIEFRGKKQEHVEQLAALSGVPVWNGLTDEWHPTQMLADQLTMLEHSGKPIEEISFAYLGDARNNVANSLLVAAALTGMDVRMVAPVELQTPPEVVAEAQRLAESSGARILITDNVAKGVAGVDFLYTDVWVSMGEAKEVWDERIALLRPYQVNAALVETTGNPDVKFLHCLPAFHDRNTTVGEDIFVKTGMDGLEVTDDVFESEHNVAFDQAENRMHTIKAVMVATLGEWD
- a CDS encoding arginine deiminase; translated protein: MSFSVDSEIGRLRQVILHRPGREMLRLTPQNKDSLLFDDVLWLERAQQEHDQLARTLTDRGVEVLYLGDLLAQTLEVAEARDFVLANTFNENTCGPRAAEALHGLMQGLPAAELAEILVAGATRRELQERVPVADSLVLSLLEDDDLLLAPLTNHLFTRDTSCWVYGGVSINSMTKQARRRETVNYQAIYRWHPFFADQEFPVWSEGLAAGPATVEGGDVEVIGNGAVLVGVSERTCPQGVERLASRLFTSGEVSQVIAVEMSRNRAQMHLDTVMTMVDVGTFVKYADLGMLPTVTLRPDGAGMSVTRHAPEDMHRVIAQALGLDDLKVLTTPQDSLAAAREQWDDGCNTLAVSPGVVVTYERNVATNDYLASNGIEVLPVPGSELGRGRGGPHCMSCPVLRDPVPAL
- the fmt gene encoding methionyl-tRNA formyltransferase encodes the protein MRVLFAGTPETALPCLHALLDSEHEVVGVLTRPDARRGRGRALQPSPVAALARKAGLDVRTPTTLRDPGVGEWVRSLDLGVAVVVAYGRLVPPTLLEVPDHGWLNLHFSLLPSWRGAAPVQRAVLAGEEVTGVSVFRLEEGLDSGPVYARLPEPVGPQDTSGDLLGRLAATGAPLVLDVLRCLAEGTARAQPQDGSRATLAPALTAEEGRIRWAEEASTVARQVRGVTPAPGAYTTFQGRRLLLGSVVPVPPDTVLQPGQLRVSKHEVLVGTGSCAVRLGRVAPAGRSWMDAEDWARGARPPQGSFLGTEPRVEDEAVS